AAGCCGAAGCCGGGGTCGAGCAAGATATTTTGCGGCGCAATACCAGCCTGTACACAAGTGGCTGCGCGCTGTTGCAACCACGCAGCCACCTCCGTTACCACATCGTCATAGTGCGGATGGTCTTGCATGTTTTCCGGCTCACCCTGCATGTGCATCAAACACACCGGCAAGCCCGTTTGCTCGGCAGTTTGCAGCGCGCCTTCTCGTTGCAGCGCGCGCACATCGTTGATCATACCTGCGCCGAGTGCAGCCGCCTCGCGCATCACTTGCGGGTTGCTGGTATCAACAGAAATAACCACATCCAAGCGCACAGCTACCGCTTCAACAACCGGCAACACGCGCGCCATTTCTTCCTGAGAAGAAACCGGCTGCGCATGCGGGCGCGTGGATTCACCGCCTATATCCAACACGCGCGCACCATTGGCCAGCATTTTTTCTGCGGCGCGCAGGCAGTGATCGAGTTGTGCTTGCTTGTGCGCAAAAAACACGCCGCCATCGGAAAAAGAATCGGGCGTGATATTAAGGATACCCATCACCGCCGGGCTGGATAAATCCAACACACGGTTTGCGCAGTGCAATTGCATGGAGCGTGCTGGATCAGCGAGCGATCAATGTTCGCCCGCTGGCCCACCAATCGGCGTCACATTATTCGGCGGCGGCGTGTTGTTTTCAGCCGCTTCTGGCGTATTGCCACTCGGCTTATTGCCGCCGGTGTTGCTGTTGTGCCAATCGCGCGGCGCACGCACAGCGCGACGCGCCATCAAATCATCCACTTGCTCGCTGTCCAGCGTCTCATATTCCATCAACGCATTTTTCATCGCTTCCAAAATATCGGTATTCGCTTGCAGCATTTCTGTGGCGCGCGCATAACTCGCATCCAGAATAGTTTTAATTTCACTATCAATCAGCTCTTCTGTGTGCGCAGAAATATTTTTCACGAAAACCTTCGCCATCGCGGCGTCGTAATCCAAGGCGCCGAGTTTTTCAGACAAACCATAATTCACCACCATCGCGCGCGCAATGCTGGTCGCCATCTGAATATCACTGTACGCGCCAGTGGAAACACCGTCTGCACCGTAAATCATTTCTTCAGCAATGCGGCCGCCGTACGCCGTAGCAATATCACTCAACAATTTGCGTTTGCTAGTGCTAATGCGATCTGCTGTTGGCAAAAACCATGTGATGCCCAGCGCACGACCACGCGGAATAATCGTGACTTTGTGAATCGGATCATGCTCCGGCATGAGATAGCCGACGATAGCGTGACCGGCCTCGTGGTAGGCAGTCATGGTTTTTTTCTTTTCCGACATCACCATGGATTTGCGCTCGGCACCCATCATGATTTTGTCGCGCGCTTTTTCAAATTCTTCTGTCGTCACCAAACGGCGATTGCCGCGCGCGGCAAACAGTGCCGCTTCATTTACCAAGTTAGCGAGATCCGCACCAGAAAATCCAGGGGTACCGCGTGCGATGATGGACGCATCTACCGCTTCATCCAGCGGCACTTTGCGCATATGCACTTTCAAAATTTGTTCACGGCCGCGAATATCCGGCAGCGCCACATGCACTTGGCGATCAAAGCGACCGGGGCGCAACAACGCTTTATCCAGCACATCGGGGCGGTTGGTAGCGGCGATGACAATCACGCCTTCGCTGCCTTCAAAGCCGTCCATTTCGACGAGCAATTGATTCAGCGTTTGCTCGCGTTCATCATTGCCGCCGCCATGACCGCCGCCGCGATGTCTGCCCACGGCATCAATCTCGTCGATAAACACAATGCACGGCGCTTGCTTCTTTGCCTGCTCAAACATATCGCGCACACGCGACGCACCCACGCCGACAAACATTTCCACAAAATCGGAACCGGAGATAGAAAAAAACGGCACTTTGGCTTCGCCGGCAATCGCTTTAGCCAATAAAGTTTTACCGGTACCTGGAGGCCCCGACATCAACACGCCGCGCGGAATTTTTCCGCCCAATTTTTGAAAGCGCGAAGGGTCGCGCAAAAACTCCACCAGTTCGCTGACATCTTCTTTGGCTTCGTCTACACCGGCCACATCTGCAAAGGTGGTTTTGATTTGGTCTTCCGACAACAAACGCGCTTTGCTTTTACCAAAGCTCATCGGCCCGCCTTTGCCGCCCATGCCGCCCTGCATTTGGCGCATGAAAACATGAACACACCGATAATCAACAAGACGGGCAACACAGCAAAAACAATTGCTGCAACAAGCCGGGTTGTTCCGGCTCACGCCCTTCTACTCTGACATTGTTGCTCAACAAATCGTCCATCAAATGTGTGTCCAATACATTCGGGCGCACAGTTTGAAACGCAGTGCCATCCTTCATTGCACCGTTGATTTTTTGACCGTCGATCACCACCGAGGCCACGCGCTGCTGTTGTACTTCTTGAATAAAAGCAGAGTATTCGAGCGCGCTGGCCGGTTGTTGCGGTGCGAGATTTCGGAACGCCGACATCAGCACAAAAAGAATGGCACCCCAGATCAGCAGTGTTTTAATTGTGTCGTTCAAAATCAAACCCTCTCGATACCACTTTCAATACATTTTCTTGCTCGTGACATAGCCACGCAGCATTGTTAATTTTTAAAACCTTGCGCTAGCAGATACACCTCACGCGATCGCGCGCGCGAGGCCTGCGGCTTGCGGGTGCTCACTTTTTTGTAGCGCCCCTTCAAGACTTTCAGCAGTTCATCAAAACCTTCGCCGTGGAATACTTTGGTGAGGAAAGCGCCGTCTGGCTTCAACACTTGCGCCGCCATCTCGCTCGCCAGCTCCACCAAGTACATCGCGCGCGGCTGATCCACACCTGCCATACCGCTCATGTTGGGGGCCATATCCGAAATCACAAGGTCCGCCTTGCGTTCACCCAGAGCGGCCAATATCTCCGCCAACACCGTCTCTTCGGTGAAATCGCCGTGGATAAAATCGACGCCGGCCAGAGTATCCATCGGCAAAATATCACTGGCGATCACGCGGCCGTGATGCCCCACCAGCGCCACCGCCACTTGCGACCAGCCGCCAGGGGCGGAACCGAGATCAACCACCGTCATGCCGGGGCGAATCAGGCGATCGTTCTCCTGAATTTCCAGCAACTGAAAGCTGGCACGCGAGCGGTAGCCCTGCTTCTGCGCTTCTTTGACGTACGGATCATCGAAATGCTCCCTCAACCAGCGCCCGCTGCTGCGCGAGCGACCCACTTTTTTTGCAGGTTTATTGATCGGGGAGTCGGGAGTCATGCGTGGTTTCCTGTTGCTGTGACCATCATACCAGTTGACCGCCGCAAAGCCGCTACAATGCGCGCCCGCCCTCGCCTCTTCGGACAGCCGCCATGAGCCTCGACAGTCACACTCGCCAACAACTGAAAGCATTGGGGCATGCGCTCAACCCGGTGGTCACTGTGGCTGGCAAAGGATTGGCCGACAGCGTACTTGATGAAGTGCGTCGCGCTCTGCACGACCACGAACTGATCAAAGTGAAATTCGCCGTGGGCGATCGCGTAGCAAAGCAACAAATCATTGCGGATATGTGCGCCCGCTGCGAATGCGAATTAGTGCAACAAATTGGTCACATTGCGCTGGTATACAAGAAGAATCCACAAGCGAAATTGGGCTTGAGCAATATTCGTAACAGCGTTGAGTAAAACTGTCGCTCAACGCATCGGAATCGAAATTTTGAGTTCAGCGCCCTGGATGACATCAAGGTAATTGTTGCTGCCATTTTTTTTGTCCGGATTATTCCGTGTGGCCGTACTGTTGTCGTCTCCTTCCATAATCAAGTTCCCACCTAACCGCACATCATTTGGATCTATTTTTTTCGCAAAAAAGTCTGGGATTTCTTTTTGTTTTTTCACCTCCCATCGCGAAGTGTGGCCGTAGTAAAGGTCTTCTTTCATTCGCAAACGCAGTGCTTTTTGGGTGTTGTTGTTGCTTTTGGCACTTGCGGTTGTGATTTGTTTTTCACTACCGCCACGGCGGCATTGCTAACCGGCTCCGGTTTTTTCACTACTTCAGGCTTTTTGATTTCCTCAACGGAGGGCTCTACATCTTTTACTGGCGGCGGCGGCTGCGCTAAATCCACCTCACCTTTGCCAATATCGGACGCGATCACAACCGCATCTGCTTTTTCCGTCGCCAATGGCAGTAACAAAGGCGCCTGTGGCACTTCGCCTTCCCAGTGTGGCTGCACCATGTTTTGCCATTGAAATTCTCGGCTTTTTTCGTATTCATTCACCGCAAACAACAGCAGCAACGACATCAGTAACAAACTGAGAAAAATCGTTGTGCTGCGAATGACAGTGCGCTGCTGCATAGTGGTTTACCGCGTTCGCCGCGGCGGCAAGCCGGTGTGCTGCGTCAATAATTTATTGGCGCGACGACGATACATGGCATCGGCATTTTTGATACGCGCGTCAATTTTCACCGGCTGCGTTTTAGGAATGAGGTGATGCGCGCCGTTGCCGATCAAATCCGCGCGCCCCATTTTGTGCAACGCCGTGCGCAGCAGCGGCCAGTTGTCTGGATCGTGATAGCGCAAAAACGCTTTGTGCAATTTGCGTTGATTGATGCCCTTCGGCACCGCCACGGTTTCGCTGTTGGCACGAATGCGTTTTAGCGGATTTTTTCCTGTGTGATACATCGCGCTCGCCATCGCCATTGGCGAGGGAATAAAGGCTTGCACTTGATCAGCTTGGAAATTGTATTTCTTCAACCACAGCGCGAGATTCATCATATCTTCGTCGCGCGTGCCGGGGTGAGCCGCTACAAAATACGGAATGAGATACTGCTCTTTGCCCGCTGCGCGCGAATATTTTTCAAACATGCCTTTGAAGCGGTCGTAAGTGCCAATGCCCGGCTTCATCATCTTGGTCAGCACGCTTTCTTCCGTGTGCTCGGGCGCAATTTTCAAATAACCACCGACATGATGCGTGACCAACTCTTTCACATACTCCGGTGTTTCTACCGCCAAGTCATAGCGCAGACCTGAGGCGATCAATTTTTTTTACCCCTGGCAGCGCGCGCGCTTTGCGATACAACTTCACCAGCGGCATTTGATTGGTTTCGAGATTGCTGCATATCGTTGGATACACACAAGACAAGCGCCGACAACTCTGCTCAATTTTTTCGTCTTTGCAATTCAAGCGCCACATATTGGCGGTGGGGCCGCCGAGATCAGAAATCACGCCGGTAAATCCCGGCACTTTGTCGCGAATATCTTCAATTTCTTGCAGGATAGATTCTTCCGAGCGGCTCTGAATAATGCGTCCTTCGTGTTCAGTGATGGAACAAAAAGTGCAGCCGCCAAAGCAGCCGCGCATGATGTTCACTGAGAAACGGATCATTTCATACGCAGGAAATTTGGCTTTACCATACGATGGATGCGGTTGGCGCGAATACGGCAAACCAAAAACGCTGTCCATTTCTTGAGTGGAAAGCGGCAGCGGCGGTGGATTCATCCACACAGCTCTGTCGCCGTGCTGTTGTATCACTGCGCGCGCATTGCCAGGATTGGTTTCTTTGTGAAACACGCGCGAAGCATGGGCGTACAACAGCGTGTCGCCACTCACTGCTTCAAACGAAGGCATGCGTACCACTTCTGCTTTTTTTTGCACGGAAGATTTTTCTTCGTGGTCTGGTGCCATCAAACGCACCACCTCGGCTCCTTCGATTTCAGTGGCATCAACTTCTTGAAAATCTGCCAGCACATTTTTCGTGATAAACGCCGTGCCACGAATATCGTAAATATCACGAATGTTTTCGCCCGCTGCTAAACGATGCGCGAGTTCCACCACTTGTCTTTCTGCGTTGCCATAAATCAGCATATCGGCTTTGCTGTCGAACAAAATCGAACGGCGCACTTTTTCTGACCAGTAATCAAAATGCGCAAGACGACGCAAACTCGCTTCAATGCCGCCGATGACCAGCGGTACATTAGGGAACGCTTCACGGCAGCGCTGGCAATAAGTGAGTGTGGAGCGATCGGGTCTACGGCCGCCTTCGCCATTCGGTGAGTAAGCATCGTCGGAGCGAATTTTTTTATCCGCCGTGTAGCGGTTAATCATCGAATCCATGTTGCCGGCTGTCACGCCGAAAAATAAATTCGGTTTGCCCAGCGCTTTGAAGGCTTCGGCGGATTGCCAATCCGGCTGCGCGATGATGCCGACGCGAAACCCCTGCGCTTCCAGTGTGCGACCGATCACCGCCATGCCGAAACTGGGGTGGTCGATATAGGCATCGCCGGTGACGATGATGATGTCGCAGCTATCCCAACCCAACACATCCATTTCTGCGCGCGACATCGGCAACACAGGCGCAGCGCCAAAACGCTTCGCCCAAAATGGCTTGCGACCAAACAAATCCGGCGCAAGAGAGGTACTGGCTGCTGACATGAATTTACCTCAATTCTCAACGCGCATCTTATACTGCACGCCATTCTTTATTGTAGATCGACCACCATGATCGAAGCACTGTGGCAAACCATTCGCAGCACAGCCGAGCGGGAAGCCGCGCAAGAACCCGTGCTCGCCAGTTACCTACACAACACGGTGTTGCGCCATCAAAGCCTCTGTTCTGCACTGGGTTTCCTTATCGCTGGCAAACTGGACTGCCAAGCTCTACCCGCGTTGACGCTGATGGAGGTGTTTGCCGAAGCCTTTTGTGCAGATACCTCGATTACGGCGGTAGTAGCGCAGGACATCGAAGCCATCACCACCCGCGACCCCGTGTGCCAATCGCCCTTGCAGGCCCTGCTATTTTACAAAGGCTTTCACGCGCTCACGGCGTGGCGCGTGGCGCACTGGCTGTGGCAGCAAAATCGCAAACCGCTGGCGTACTTTTTACAAAATCGCATTTCGGTGATTTTTGCGGTGGATATTCATCCTGCGGCGCGCATCGGCGGAGGCGTATTGCTCGATCACGCCACCGGCATTGTGATCGGCGAGACAGCAACCGTGGCCGATAATGTGTCCATTCTGCAAGACG
The DNA window shown above is from Cellvibrionales bacterium and carries:
- a CDS encoding YhbY family RNA-binding protein — encoded protein: MSLDSHTRQQLKALGHALNPVVTVAGKGLADSVLDEVRRALHDHELIKVKFAVGDRVAKQQIIADMCARCECELVQQIGHIALVYKKNPQAKLGLSNIRNSVE
- the rlmE gene encoding 23S rRNA (uridine(2552)-2'-O)-methyltransferase RlmE — encoded protein: MGRSRSSGRWLREHFDDPYVKEAQKQGYRSRASFQLLEIQENDRLIRPGMTVVDLGSAPGGWSQVAVALVGHHGRVIASDILPMDTLAGVDFIHGDFTEETVLAEILAALGERKADLVISDMAPNMSGMAGVDQPRAMYLVELASEMAAQVLKPDGAFLTKVFHGEGFDELLKVLKGRYKKVSTRKPQASRARSREVYLLAQGFKN
- the cysE gene encoding serine O-acetyltransferase — its product is MIEALWQTIRSTAEREAAQEPVLASYLHNTVLRHQSLCSALGFLIAGKLDCQALPALTLMEVFAEAFCADTSITAVVAQDIEAITTRDPVCQSPLQALLFYKGFHALTAWRVAHWLWQQNRKPLAYFLQNRISVIFAVDIHPAARIGGGVLLDHATGIVIGETATVADNVSILQDVTLGGTGKETGDRHPKIGAGVLIGPGSKILGNIKVGACAQIAAGSVILKDVPDCALMAGVPAKQIGQSDCAQPALEMRQTLD
- a CDS encoding ATP-dependent metallopeptidase FtsH/Yme1/Tma family protein; translated protein: MNDTIKTLLIWGAILFVLMSAFRNLAPQQPASALEYSAFIQEVQQQRVASVVIDGQKINGAMKDGTAFQTVRPNVLDTHLMDDLLSNNVRVEGREPEQPGLLQQLFLLCCPSC